One window from the genome of Candidatus Chlorohelix allophototropha encodes:
- a CDS encoding ATP-binding protein: MNNKQDPGILIKLELPADYKYLNLLGAVLNGILERIEDLEEPETLAYSLQLAIHEICTNVVGHAYEEKPGYRIWLEFRVISEPLSISVEITDTGKAFQSNVKRTPDLENAQVHGYGLFLVEQLTDSFEYRRDGIYNRWTIEKILPLSKKEI, from the coding sequence ATGAACAACAAACAAGACCCAGGAATTTTAATCAAACTGGAATTGCCTGCTGATTATAAATATTTGAATCTGCTCGGTGCAGTGCTGAATGGCATCCTTGAAAGAATTGAAGACCTAGAAGAGCCGGAAACCCTCGCATATAGTTTGCAACTGGCTATTCACGAAATTTGTACTAATGTGGTTGGACATGCCTATGAGGAAAAACCGGGTTATCGTATTTGGCTAGAGTTTCGAGTGATAAGTGAACCCTTAAGTATCTCAGTAGAAATCACTGATACCGGAAAAGCCTTTCAGAGTAATGTCAAAAGAACTCCAGACCTTGAGAATGCTCAGGTACATGGGTACGGTCTATTTCTAGTCGAGCAACTGACCGACTCTTTTGAATACAGGCGCGATGGTATTTACAATCGCTGGACAATCGAAAAAATCCTTCCGCTAAGCAAGAAAGAAATATAA